The genomic segment aataaattctgTTTTTACGCAGATAAAAATAATGGACAGACAGAGGTAATTCTGTTTTGAAAGGTATGTTTTAATATCATGTGcaaaagaaaacaataacaactatatttttatgttaaatTAATAAACATAAAAGTATTATTGCAATAATAACAGCATCGCAGCTTTCGTGATAATTGTCGGTATTCCAGGCAAGAATCGACAAGTTTTTGTTGTATTACTTGAAATTTGAAAGTTACATAACGCTTGATACCGTCTACTTTTTGATAAACAATAAATATCTATGTAACATTGCTCTTTTTCATTTAAGCTCTTCGAGGTGTACTGTGATACATGCGTATGCTGACATTGACTAATTACCTAATTGTAAGTAACGAAAGTAAGAATTATGCTAATATCGTGTGTTAAGGCGAATGATTAATTTTCAAACTGTTGATCGAACATTTCTTCATATCGGTATGCGTTATTAAGCCGAAAACTAACGAAGGCTGGCCTGTTAAATATTAAACTATATTTGATTTACCGAATCGGAGATTTATAATGTTCCTACATTGTAAACTAAATAACGAGtccataataaataatatgtttTATTTGATTAGTACTGACCAGAAATCGCAGTATCGAATTTATTAGTtaacttataaaattattttattcgacGACCATAAATATATTTCTTGAATTGCTCTATTTTAAAGTTTTATTTTTCATGTATTAGTTACtattattcaaaaatatttttcgtttcATGAAGCGAATAAGATTCCTTTATATCGAAGAAATCTGTAGTTGCAATTtgcataatattattattaatataataattgatacaacgatacaaagaaatattttattgcgAACTGGTTAACTAGTCTGGCTGATTACATCCGTACAGATGCACATAAAAATGTCCGATCTTTTCCTATTTGTTGACTTTTCtatgaaacatttttcaacGCAGTTTTACGATTAAATTTTACGATTAAATcgcattaaatttttaattcttttcgcattttacttcatttatttataaaagtgtACATTCTTtgtaattataaatgaaaaaaatttaattgttattaCCGTCGTGTACTTTTCTTTCTAACATATTTACCCGATACatatgaatattattatttccAAAACCGTAGCTAGTTAAGTTTTGTTtttttacacgattcgtaaaAAGTTTACAGGCaatcaattttttttatgaCGCCACCTGCTTAGCCGACTACGATTATGTTCGATTTGTTCTTTTctgttttcatttctttttttaacattTGTATAACGTGTCTTTACTagtgcaacaaaattttattttgtaactGATTTTACAATATGAAAaattttatacataatatattcagaaaactttctgtaaatataataaatagaagaaatgaaaaaattacaaatactTCGAGTAGATAACGACGTGGTGCAAAAAATGGACTTacaaataggtaataacatcaTTGGCCGAAATGTTGACACTGGAGTAAGTATATTAATTACGCAAaggaaaaatataacaaaataatcTTGAATTATTTCTGAATTGTCGATTATCTATTTTAAAATTGTAGATGTATTATGTACTTATatcatatatatgtacacattCTTATGTATGTGTGATGAGTATGTTTCATTACGGGAAAGCTTTTTTTCATATATTCCGTCCACATTTAAAAACGTTTGCATCTTTTCAATCTAAAACTACTGTGAATTGTGAAAATTTAGTGTGCATAATTTGTATTTCAGTGTGATGAtgatcgaattataaaatatgccgcaataataaatttaacatCTGACAATGAAATGACAATAACACCGGTAAGAAGGAATTCGTGATTATTTATAATGATGTAGATACATCGAATGCACCATTTATTAGTGTCCTATAGGAATTATTTTCTAGTATCAGGTTGCTCCATGTTATATGAAGTCTATCGAATCGTCGCGATGGCAACTTCTTAAATTGGGTGTTGCAGTACCGGTAAAACCTGGAGATGTTTGTACTCTGGTACCGGATAAATGTTGGTTTAAAATTATATCAGTACCTGATAAAATGGAAGATAATGAGGACTATACGTTGAAACGAAAAGTATTAAATTAATGTCTTAAATGATagtgaaattaattttctaacaTTTCTTAATAATCCCATTATAGGTTAATGAAGATTTAGATTCTAATAGTGTACGTGATAAAAGACTCTGTTCAGGAGAAGGGGATAATTCACGTTCTTCATGCAATGCAttgcataaaatattaaataatgatCACAATGTAAATAAAGTAAATGTTGAAGAAAGTGTTACAAATGAAgataatataacatataataacaATGAAAATAAAGCACAAGATGCAAATTCTACATTAATATGTGATTATCACAACATAGATCAGTCATCTGCAATTGAGAGATCTGCTTATGAAGttcaaaatattaataaagaGAATAGTGAATCTTATGTAAATGAAAAGACTTTAAGCCTTAAAAAAAATTTAGATTTACCCTCTATAAGCGAAGACCATGAAAAAGTGGTGGTAGAAGATATACAATCCCCTGTTTCAAAAAATGTACATAGATCAAAAATATCTGCTAATGCAACAGGAAATGTTTTCAGAAGAGATAAATGCAAATATGGAGAGGAATGTTATAGGTAATTttatatgtttctttttttcttattatagagtttcatgaaaaaatccTTTGGCAGGAAAAATTCACAGCATAGAGATAAATATTGCCATCCTGAAGATTCTGATTATGATATACCTGATAATAGAGAAGAATGTCCTTATGGCACTCGATGCTATCGTAAAAACCCTCAGCATAAAATGAAGTTCAAACATATTGGTACAAATATTGCAAATAATAAGCGTAAGAAGCAGAATTCTAAACAAACACAGATACAAAAATCTTTGGATACTATAAGTGGAATGGAGGATTCATCCGTGGAGGAGTCTGCTGAGGAATCTGTTGATGAATCTGAGTATGAGCCTTCTAGCAATGATGAAAGTTCAGATGATGATGAAATGTACTCTGACAAAAATTGAAAGTGAGCTGAGAAATGATATAGCTGACCAAGATTATAGATATAAAATCTTTatatctatataaaaatatacgttaATATAAGAAAAATGAGAGTATGGAaatgatatattttataaatactttTACAATATTAAAGTCGATAACTAAGTAAAATGATACAAACATTATCacatttattataaatgtataaaaacaaTATTGAATaaactatttaaaaataattatggaATATTTATGGTTATCTTCAAAGTTATTATTTATGTTTTTCTTTGAAGTTTATAAGTTTTTTAATAGGCATAATTTTCATCACTGTCTGCATATTCTTCATTAATTAAATCCACAAGTATGTGTTTTGGTATTTCTGAACCTCTTACTTTAATCGTATAGCAAACATTTTCTATTTTGTGGAGGTTTTGTTCAAGTGTGCAAAGCTTTCTATTCATTAACCTATTTGAAGTATTTGTACAACCAAGAAAACATGTATACATATCTCTAACAAAATTGCGTGTTTGGTAACAACTAGTTCTGTCTCCTGCTGCCAAGTTATTGATGCACAGACGCATTAGTTCTCCAGTCAGATCTGCAATGCCCAAGATATATTCATACGGATTGACTAAAACCTGTATGGTTTTAACATTACTAATCTCAGGATTATTATAAGTAAGTGTTTTTTCTATTTCTAACCAACTTTTCATATTATCACATTTTAGATACTGATAAAATGTAACAGCTTCTACATATTCTTCCAAACCGTTACGATAAGCTTTAAGATAAAGATATGGATCTTGATCTTCTAATTCATGCGCAATAGATTTAAAAAGGGTTCTTGCAACTTTTTGCAATCTCATATCAGCTTCACGTAGCACACTTTCCTCTTTGCTTTTTTTATCTATGGTGtgcaaaagaaaaattattcttttactTTCTATAGTAATATCTCTGCCAAATTTTACAATTCTTTCAAAACGATCATGTTTGTCATCTAATTTAGTTGCATATGCTCGAAACTGTTGTAAAATTTCACTGCTTTGTTCTGTAATATCCATGATCTCTTTTCTCTTATCATCAACGTTAATCTTCTTAGTACAGCAATGTCCACGATTTTCTCTTCTTTGTCCAatcataaaataagaaaattaaaattttaatattctttGCTAAAATTGTCGGTATGTTTGGTTTAATGAAGTACATTCTGATTTAAAATTGCATCACACGGATTTagtaaatattataaacaaaAGTGATTTATAAGAAACTGATAATATGAATGATACAAAGtagtttttaaaatattttataatttcattaatatacCTTCGATTtgtgatataatttttttactgATACAATGTTATTATGTTAGATTATAAATACAATTACAAATGAATAGAATTGTCctctatttatatatgtaataacaATAGCATTGATTAAGTACAAGATAGATCTGACATTCAGTGCTTTTTCGTGTTCCACGTTTTGGGAGTCACCTAACCTTAGTCGATGAGTTATCTAACAAGAGATGTTCAACTGTCCCGCAATATTCAATGGTGGGTGTAATTAATGTATTTGTTGCctaaggaaagaaagaagaagtttgggaaaatatataataaaagattatatatgtatatatgtatgtacaaaatGTGTACAGATTGCAATATGCAATAGGCTTTGGACCGGCAGATTGCACAGTTCTTAGGttaatatcatttttcaaataGCAGTATTcggaaatgtaaaatatttctatcgctttttatatagtaatattttagaatattaATGTTTGTGAAACGCGATCCCAATTACGTCATAaattaatactatttatcgataagatatatttatgtatactactacaaatcttgtattttactataatataatatataatttatcagAAAGAATTGAATAACTTACGTACAAAGATAAAattctttcatgaattatagatttttgtattaaaataaatgtCGAGAAAATGCAGTATTAGGGTACTAATAGAACATAATACGTACCTGAGTAATTTGCGCTCTGGTGACAGAAATAGGAATTAAACTTTGAAATCATACCATTTCGCGCGTTGTCATATTGAAAGGAGGAAGTAACTGAAGAGTCTTCGTTAGAAATGTGGAAAATTTAATACATATCGACATGTCATTACTTCAAAATGGTAAGAATCCTACTTTGAATCGTTTTATATGCACAGATATTAACATATTGCGGACACATCACGTTCGTGAAAATTCTCGTGGTTATTCTAATACTTGAGGCCGGTTACgaaaatttttgtatttttatcgtTATGATTTACAGAGAAACAATTAACTATACTCTTAATACAGCTAGTAATAAAACGATTAGTCTACAATATGCTAACACAATTAATAGCGATTTATCATATTTCCATATAAATAAATggatattgaaataaatttcaagaAAATCCGGCTAATAACGGGTTACTAATAGAACGTGATACGTTCCTGAACCAAGCGCACTCTTGTGGtcaattttgaaataaaaatttaaaattacacCATTTCGCGCGGCGTCATCTTGAAAAAGAAAGCAACTGTCGAGAGCTCGTCATAAatgtgaaaaatttaatatacaacACCAAGTCATTGCTTCAAAATGGTGAGAATCTTAATTTGGTTCATTTTGTATTCATAATCTAATACAATTTATAGTAATTTGTCGTTTTTTTATATGAATGTGAATAGACGGTTGCTAGTTTCCGATCAAAGTCACTGTATACATACACCGAGAAGCACAAATCACGTATTGTTAGAGTGaaattgtttttcttttcactcttcttaattttattcgttctcttcttttctctttcctaTCTTTTTGCTCTCTTTTCCCTTTTTGTCATACATTCAACTATGATCATGAACGAAATGTAGTTCGATAATCATTCGATTTTACGGCAATAataatttcgttttcttttattttaattttgttcgTCTAAATTACATATATTAGCTCCTGTGTGTTTCCATTCTCTGCGTTGTGTTTCAGTCTAACGTATTGAAAACATATCCTTTCCAAAAATTTGACGACTCTTGTTCGTGCACTCTCGATTTGTTGTCAAGTCTCCCCACTCTCCGCCAACCGAACTTTGGCGCGGGGTCATTCCATCGACGAAAATCGGAGCGATTAGGTGTGTGTATTACTCCGTGACAGGTGTTCCTTTCCTACTACGTAGTACATATTTACACGCGTAGTTATTATTTCACCATCCAAACTCACGCCACTGTTAACTTCGTTTAATTAATGTacgtttttatttaataatttattataatttaatgaaGATTTTACAATGTACATTTAGGATATACAATTTCTGTAGTaattaaactttattcaaattttaattcattttgttattaaaatttcaaatttggctAGAGTTTGGagttgttttatttttctttgtatCAAACTTTCTAACAATCGATAATGTGTTTTTAAgaacaaattatattttatatattttgttccAGATTCTTCACAACTTTAATTTTTTCCTCTTCTCTGGGAAGGATGTATAGCGGTGCTTCAGCTTAAAATATGTAAGAATCATTGCACATtatatttcgattaattttatcTGTTTTGTATATTGGCTATTTTcgcttattattaattattattaattaaaaaataaaatctgaTTGAAAAACAGGTTTAAACTGTCCATTCTTGAATTGAATATTATCAgcaaaattttttatataatagaggtcaatattttattatttcaaactattaaaataattaacgcTATTATTGAGAAGAATATTTTGTGTTTTGTTACAGATTTCCTGCAGTCTGAGGTTCTTCTACGGGATTCGAGGATTCTTCTTTGATAATAGGCTTCGCGGTAACTTGCTTGGGCCACAACATCCATAATAACATTCTTCGCGTTTAATCGTGAGTTACATGCATTtttgttcctccggtcactcaatcatgccGTAGGACGAAAGGTTCGAATCGACACGGGTGACTGGTTGTaatttacgtagaattttttgcgAGTACAGTGACCGCGGATATTTGTTATATCCATGAGTAGTAACATTTGCtctatgtattatttattagttcaggataggtcttcttgcacatcgcgtttttttatatcaattgcatgatactgacaaattttatattaataatatcgaCAATGGAACTAACTAATACAAACGATATATTAACAATTAATTTGAATTTTGTGATTGAAGATATGCTCACTATAATTACTTTTAAAGTTGAAATGTATATTTACTGAGAATTGAAGTGacttaattaaatatttcgtaGTAATGAAGTCGGATACCCTCCGACTTCGTTGCATTCAACATTGCAATTATTGCATAtctaatgataatgataataataagtttcttttatttcacCTTCTGTTTTCTGATGACATTATTTCAAAGGATTTAATTGTTTGCCCTTCATTTTTGAATTTGGGTAttgatttaatatatacatatagagatATTAAAGCTCAATCCTGCCGTAAAAAAATGTATTGAATTTTATGTGCAAGAAGAAATTTCGCGACAGGCAAATTTTGGAATCAAAGCAACAAGTTTTGAACATTGCTTTCATATTTTCGAATATGTGCTTTGACGAAGGGATTGCCTGAGGGTGTTtgcattaattaatttaattttgagtcacttattaaataaatttcttactCAGTATCAGTTTGTTTCTTTTGTAATGTAACTTCAGTAATTCatagtgtcaattattttaatgAATCATATTGCATTGATCTTATTTATGctattttctataaataaattcaatattagTATTTcggtaaattattaaattaataatctaGACTATATAGTGATAATAATAGAGATAAAGTACGAAAATGCAAAATAAAGAAAGATTAGCCCGTTAAATACAGATTAGATACACTAATACGTTTTTTAGTTAGGATTTTCAGGTTTTACCCCTTCCGTGTTCATTGCCAGGACCTCactcacgtgcccaggtgctacttgggTGAGAGAAAGGCAATGGGTACGATGATCattgattttataataatttgtaaGCGACTGACGATgcgttagtgtatcgtgcacgacgtactTTCCACATAGTGTGTGTGGTTAGGCTGTGGAATTGCGTCGTTATAAAACATATATTCACACAAATATCATTTCACTTACAACCTGTAAAAACAAAGATTCGTTATTAAATACGGCGAATCACAGGTGTTagtattattaattttcttgtTGAATTATAATATATGGTACCAAATTTCGTACCATGTATAATTTCTTTGAGAAATAGATACATTCTTTgaattatgaatatttttaattaaaactgaGATTTACTTTTATTGCGTTGTACGCAATGGTcgctagccttcgtcagtcgatttcaggaaaatggTACGTAATATTAGAGTGTGCATGTTGTGTGCCaaactcgggtgtcggaggcgtcccgggacgttcTCTCTAGTGTAGGTCCTTGCGCCCGAGTGTTACGTGTGAGAATCGTGGAGTGAgcgtgttggtgtgcctgttttgccatttttaaatatagggcTAGGTAGGTCAGGTAGCATACTTTCCGGCGTGCCTGTTGAGtataagtaggtagggccgggcaggttggcacagtctctggtcgggtaggcgcgttttcgcgtgtcCAACCTGTTTCAGGAAATTTCATtcgaaaaatcgacggtgaagcTGGCACGAATGGAACATGCCATCGTCTCTGACTTCGCCCATCGATTTTTTGAATTTCGCGGTCGTGATCGCGATTGGGTTTCGACACGAACGTTAATATTGCTCGAGCGTGCACATGCGAACGGACAGCGATCTCTATATGATCGTTGTTTATCCATGTGTATTTGGATCAGCTTTCGCGATTTATGTTTTTATTTCACCTCTGTACGTTATTTTTTGGTTTACGATTTAgaaagtctcgagcttagatgtAAGTTTCAGCGGGCATCGCGctcgaagaaagaagaggctatgagccgaagaggcccggcaaactgccacgcaagagggcaactactaatggcttcCCATCTTCTGGATCATCCAGAGAATGGAAAGTCATtctcgttactactttgtcactgtactcgcttttagtatttgtagtagtattAGTTGTGATTTGTTTATTTGCTGACGTGCACGTCGGCCCATTGTCATGTTGGGCTAATCGCGGTCtgtgaattagagttgcgaaaaaatgataatcgcgtatATTTTAGTGTTGCGAATTATGACATCGCGATTGCCTTTAGCAATCTTTATTATGAATTGTCAGAATTTCTTAGAGTAATACATAGTAAAGTCTTTTTTGGTTCCTTTAAAGTTTCTTCCTTCGTTTAAAGATATATAAATGTTAATGTTTCATTACTATTTAACATAAATATTTAGTTTTTAtttgatatataattatttattttatttttgttttaagaATTAATCTTGCGGTCTTTCATCGCGATTCTTTTAATTAGTTTTCTAGTTAGAGTTGCGTTGATCAATGATCGCGTCTTTAAAATAGTGTTGCGCCTATATTATGCCCAATCTTCTTCCACCGAACCGTGGAAGCACGTTTCTATTCCTGGATCATCTGACGCAGCTTCATCACTAGCCATATATATGGTTACATTGGACCGCTATTACTTTATTAGTGTTGCGAACATATTGATCTGAGTGCATagattaataattattagtGTAGTGaattttctatcttttctttttgttttttttcctATCGATATTaaagattaattaatattaacaaaatgATAATGTAGTCATCGCGATTTGCTTtgagaattttctattttatggctacatatatgtattaaatTATAGTTGCTAAATAGGATGAATATTCTATTCACGGGTTGTCCGATTACACTGAGTGCATATTTTCATCATTTACTAgtgtaaaattaaaattgcCACAGCACTCACGTTCTACAAATTTTGTTATAATTTCTAATTCTCACTATTCACTATAGCATtacatataacgaataaaggtacaATTCTCGGTAAAATGGCAAATATAGTGCTGTACATTTTGTCCTTCTGTTGGATTATTCGAACAGAGATAAGCATCAAATCGGGCGTATCGCGAAGCATAAAAATTACGCGAAAGATATTAgtaagataaaattaaaaattatgatgaaatttcaacaatttaaaattacctttttttttctttttactttaatCAGTACCAACTTCTGGCAAATATCAACCAGGAGAGATTTATTATGATTGCAAttgtattttgtataatttgtattaattatttattttttttacagAAATATAAAGGCAAATTGTTTTTAAAACGTTAAGGTAATCGAAAGCG from the Bombus affinis isolate iyBomAffi1 chromosome 11, iyBomAffi1.2, whole genome shotgun sequence genome contains:
- the LOC126921921 gene encoding aprataxin and PNK-like factor isoform X3, which codes for MRMLTLTNYLICDDDRIIKYAAIINLTSDNEMTITPYQVAPCYMKSIESSRWQLLKLGVAVPVKPGDVCTLVPDKCWFKIISVPDKMEDNEDYTLKRKVNEDLDSNSVRDKRLCSGEGDNSRSSCNALHKILNNDHNVNKVNVEESVTNEDNITYNNNENKAQDANSTLICDYHNIDQSSAIERSAYEVQNINKENSESYVNEKTLSLKKNLDLPSISEDHEKVVVEDIQSPVSKNVHRSKISANATGNVFRRDKCKYGEECYRKNSQHRDKYCHPEDSDYDIPDNREECPYGTRCYRKNPQHKMKFKHIGTNIANNKRKKQNSKQTQIQKSLDTISGMEDSSVEESAEESVDESEYEPSSNDESSDDDEMYSDKN
- the LOC126921921 gene encoding aprataxin and PNK-like factor isoform X4; the encoded protein is MRMLTLTNYLICDDDRIIKYAAIINLTSDNEMTITPVAPCYMKSIESSRWQLLKLGVAVPVKPGDVCTLVPDKCWFKIISVPDKMEDNEDYTLKRKVNEDLDSNSVRDKRLCSGEGDNSRSSCNALHKILNNDHNVNKVNVEESVTNEDNITYNNNENKAQDANSTLICDYHNIDQSSAIERSAYEVQNINKENSESYVNEKTLSLKKNLDLPSISEDHEKVVVEDIQSPVSKNVHRSKISANATGNVFRRDKCKYGEECYRKNSQHRDKYCHPEDSDYDIPDNREECPYGTRCYRKNPQHKMKFKHIGTNIANNKRKKQNSKQTQIQKSLDTISGMEDSSVEESAEESVDESEYEPSSNDESSDDDEMYSDKN
- the LOC126921921 gene encoding aprataxin and PNK-like factor isoform X2, with the translated sequence MKKLQILRVDNDVVQKMDLQIGNNIIGRNVDTGCDDDRIIKYAAIINLTSDNEMTITPVAPCYMKSIESSRWQLLKLGVAVPVKPGDVCTLVPDKCWFKIISVPDKMEDNEDYTLKRKVNEDLDSNSVRDKRLCSGEGDNSRSSCNALHKILNNDHNVNKVNVEESVTNEDNITYNNNENKAQDANSTLICDYHNIDQSSAIERSAYEVQNINKENSESYVNEKTLSLKKNLDLPSISEDHEKVVVEDIQSPVSKNVHRSKISANATGNVFRRDKCKYGEECYRKNSQHRDKYCHPEDSDYDIPDNREECPYGTRCYRKNPQHKMKFKHIGTNIANNKRKKQNSKQTQIQKSLDTISGMEDSSVEESAEESVDESEYEPSSNDESSDDDEMYSDKN
- the LOC126921921 gene encoding aprataxin and PNK-like factor isoform X5 gives rise to the protein MKKLQILRVDNDVVQKMDLQIGNNIIGRNVDTGCDDDRIIKYAAIINLTSDNEMTITPVNEDLDSNSVRDKRLCSGEGDNSRSSCNALHKILNNDHNVNKVNVEESVTNEDNITYNNNENKAQDANSTLICDYHNIDQSSAIERSAYEVQNINKENSESYVNEKTLSLKKNLDLPSISEDHEKVVVEDIQSPVSKNVHRSKISANATGNVFRRDKCKYGEECYRKNSQHRDKYCHPEDSDYDIPDNREECPYGTRCYRKNPQHKMKFKHIGTNIANNKRKKQNSKQTQIQKSLDTISGMEDSSVEESAEESVDESEYEPSSNDESSDDDEMYSDKN
- the LOC126921921 gene encoding aprataxin and PNK-like factor isoform X1, which gives rise to MKKLQILRVDNDVVQKMDLQIGNNIIGRNVDTGCDDDRIIKYAAIINLTSDNEMTITPYQVAPCYMKSIESSRWQLLKLGVAVPVKPGDVCTLVPDKCWFKIISVPDKMEDNEDYTLKRKVNEDLDSNSVRDKRLCSGEGDNSRSSCNALHKILNNDHNVNKVNVEESVTNEDNITYNNNENKAQDANSTLICDYHNIDQSSAIERSAYEVQNINKENSESYVNEKTLSLKKNLDLPSISEDHEKVVVEDIQSPVSKNVHRSKISANATGNVFRRDKCKYGEECYRKNSQHRDKYCHPEDSDYDIPDNREECPYGTRCYRKNPQHKMKFKHIGTNIANNKRKKQNSKQTQIQKSLDTISGMEDSSVEESAEESVDESEYEPSSNDESSDDDEMYSDKN
- the LOC126921921 gene encoding aprataxin and PNK-like factor isoform X6, producing the protein MKSIESSRWQLLKLGVAVPVKPGDVCTLVPDKCWFKIISVPDKMEDNEDYTLKRKVNEDLDSNSVRDKRLCSGEGDNSRSSCNALHKILNNDHNVNKVNVEESVTNEDNITYNNNENKAQDANSTLICDYHNIDQSSAIERSAYEVQNINKENSESYVNEKTLSLKKNLDLPSISEDHEKVVVEDIQSPVSKNVHRSKISANATGNVFRRDKCKYGEECYRKNSQHRDKYCHPEDSDYDIPDNREECPYGTRCYRKNPQHKMKFKHIGTNIANNKRKKQNSKQTQIQKSLDTISGMEDSSVEESAEESVDESEYEPSSNDESSDDDEMYSDKN
- the LOC126921927 gene encoding translin-associated protein X isoform X2, giving the protein MDITEQSSEILQQFRAYATKLDDKHDRFERIVKFGRDITIESKRIIFLLHTIDKKSKEESVLREADMRLQKVARTLFKSIAHELEDQDPYLYLKAYRNGLEEYVEAVTFYQYLKCDNMKSWLEIEKTLTYNNPEISNVKTIQVLVNPYEYILGIADLTGELMRLCINNLAAGDRTSCYQTRNFVRDMYTCFLGCTNTSNRLMNRKLCTLEQNLHKIENVCYTIKVRGSEIPKHILVDLINEEYADSDENYAY
- the LOC126921927 gene encoding translin-associated protein X isoform X1, whose protein sequence is MIGQRRENRGHCCTKKINVDDKRKEIMDITEQSSEILQQFRAYATKLDDKHDRFERIVKFGRDITIESKRIIFLLHTIDKKSKEESVLREADMRLQKVARTLFKSIAHELEDQDPYLYLKAYRNGLEEYVEAVTFYQYLKCDNMKSWLEIEKTLTYNNPEISNVKTIQVLVNPYEYILGIADLTGELMRLCINNLAAGDRTSCYQTRNFVRDMYTCFLGCTNTSNRLMNRKLCTLEQNLHKIENVCYTIKVRGSEIPKHILVDLINEEYADSDENYAY